Proteins from a single region of Candidatus Puniceispirillum marinum IMCC1322:
- a CDS encoding MaoC family dehydratase, whose translation MDDFYVKIGDESRFTKTVSESDVYMFAGITGDFSPNHVNKSYMEKSSYGRLMAHGALMVGFMSTVSTMVIAHCRDADETPVSVGYDKIRFLKPVFLGDTVSLVYRISSIDTTRRRSVGDIEITNQDDELVAVGNHILQWVPNS comes from the coding sequence ATGGATGATTTCTATGTAAAAATTGGTGATGAGTCACGCTTTACCAAAACGGTATCTGAAAGCGATGTCTATATGTTTGCTGGTATCACAGGTGATTTTTCACCTAACCATGTCAATAAATCCTATATGGAAAAATCATCCTATGGCCGGTTGATGGCGCATGGTGCCTTGATGGTTGGCTTCATGTCCACCGTATCGACGATGGTCATTGCCCATTGCCGCGACGCCGATGAAACACCAGTGTCGGTCGGCTATGACAAGATACGCTTTCTTAAGCCGGTTTTCCTTGGCGATACAGTGTCGCTGGTTTACCGTATTTCATCGATCGACACGACCCGCCGACGGTCAGTCGGTGATATCGAAATCACCAATCAGGATGACGAGCTGGTTGCTGTTGGCAATCATATTTTGCAATGGGTACCAAATAGCTAG
- a CDS encoding SDR family oxidoreductase: MERLLDLSGQTFIVTGAARGIGLAISTYFHSLGARVCGWDLDDAGMQGNPVFADYQIADVSNEASVATAFAASMAAMGDVDGIVANAGINGPTKPLWDYSLDEWQQVIDIDLTGVFLSVQPVLRHLLAKGKGRIIVMSSVAGKEGNPGAVPYGAAKAGLVGYVKGLAREVLPSEITVNCIAPVITETDLLTGMSADYISDKKSRIPMGRFCTPQEVATMAAWIASPQCSFTTGQIFDVTGGRATW; encoded by the coding sequence ATGGAACGCCTGCTTGACCTATCAGGACAGACATTCATCGTGACGGGTGCTGCCCGTGGAATCGGGCTGGCGATCAGCACTTATTTTCACAGCCTAGGCGCCCGGGTCTGTGGCTGGGATCTGGATGATGCCGGTATGCAAGGCAATCCGGTTTTTGCCGACTACCAGATTGCCGATGTCAGCAATGAAGCCAGTGTCGCCACTGCCTTTGCCGCCAGCATGGCCGCGATGGGTGATGTTGACGGTATCGTCGCTAATGCCGGTATCAACGGGCCAACCAAGCCGTTATGGGACTATTCGCTGGATGAATGGCAACAGGTGATCGATATCGACCTGACCGGCGTGTTTTTGTCGGTACAACCGGTACTCAGGCACCTGCTGGCCAAAGGCAAAGGCCGGATTATTGTGATGTCATCAGTCGCTGGCAAAGAGGGCAATCCGGGGGCGGTCCCCTATGGCGCGGCAAAAGCCGGCCTGGTCGGCTATGTCAAAGGGCTGGCTCGTGAAGTCTTGCCCTCTGAAATCACGGTAAATTGTATCGCACCAGTGATCACCGAAACCGATTTGCTGACTGGCATGTCGGCTGATTATATCAGTGACAAGAAAAGCCGGATTCCGATGGGCCGGTTTTGCACACCGCAAGAAGTCGCCACGATGGCCGCCTGGATTGCCTCGCCGCAATGTAGCTTCACCACCGGCCAGATTTTCGATGTCACCGGCGGGCGGGCAACATGGTAA
- a CDS encoding sugar phosphate isomerase/epimerase family protein, whose product MRTLTKADLCIHQVCLVEQCDFASSLDVLARNQIGKTAVWRPMLEAVGTKTARKMLDDSGVQAHALCALELLKGIEDGTRMLDIAASIGAKSVVAITGGFDADNTTLADARHNAIDMLAKLLPIAQSYNITIALEPLHPMVCGLRSVISSLREANDILDQLDSSDNVGIALDSYAVWWEPDLMTQISRAGNRIVNYHVADWLAETRDIRLDRGMPGEGIIALPALRDAVEATGFTGPVEVEIFSTLTWWQAEPQHVVDEILARINRYF is encoded by the coding sequence ATGCGCACGCTGACAAAGGCTGATCTCTGTATTCATCAGGTCTGTCTGGTTGAGCAATGTGACTTTGCCTCATCACTGGATGTGCTGGCACGTAATCAGATTGGCAAGACCGCTGTGTGGCGGCCGATGCTCGAGGCTGTTGGCACGAAGACCGCCAGAAAAATGCTTGATGATAGTGGTGTGCAGGCGCACGCCCTATGCGCGTTGGAACTTTTGAAAGGTATTGAGGATGGCACCCGCATGCTGGATATCGCCGCCAGCATCGGTGCCAAAAGCGTGGTCGCCATCACCGGTGGCTTTGATGCCGATAACACAACATTGGCAGATGCGCGTCACAATGCCATAGATATGCTGGCCAAGCTGTTGCCGATTGCCCAATCTTACAACATCACCATCGCGCTGGAACCTCTGCATCCAATGGTCTGTGGTTTGCGATCGGTGATTAGCAGCCTGCGTGAGGCTAATGATATACTCGATCAGCTAGACAGCTCAGATAATGTTGGAATCGCGCTGGATAGCTATGCGGTCTGGTGGGAGCCCGACCTAATGACGCAGATCAGCCGCGCCGGTAATCGCATCGTCAATTATCATGTTGCCGACTGGTTAGCCGAAACCAGAGATATAAGACTGGATCGGGGTATGCCAGGTGAAGGAATCATTGCATTACCTGCATTAAGAGACGCTGTGGAAGCGACTGGCTTTACCGGCCCTGTCGAAGTTGAAATTTTTTCAACCCTCACATGGTGGCAAGCCGAACCACAACACGTCGTTGACGAAATTCTGGCGCGCATAAACAGGTACTTCTGA
- a CDS encoding ABC transporter ATP-binding protein: MLELKNVHAGYGKLKILRGIDMTVERGSIVALLGGNGTGKSTLLKTVSGLLPLMEGSMTFDGVDIGALKPHERMRLGLVQVTQSKEAYPAMTVEENLVLGAYTRNDRVGTLADLEKVYDFFPVLRERRKQLSGTLSGGEVQMLVIGRGLMANPKMLMLDEPSAALAPKVVLEIFANINKIAKSGVTILVVEQNVRMALILAQYGYIIRDGIIMMEGEAKKLISDPAVKESFLGGSVANTSKKLNA; this comes from the coding sequence GTGCTTGAACTAAAAAACGTTCATGCTGGCTACGGCAAGCTAAAGATATTGCGCGGCATTGATATGACTGTCGAGCGCGGGTCTATAGTTGCCTTGCTTGGCGGTAATGGTACTGGCAAATCAACTTTGTTAAAAACAGTGTCTGGTCTATTGCCTTTAATGGAAGGCAGTATGACTTTTGACGGCGTTGATATTGGCGCACTCAAACCTCATGAACGGATGCGCTTAGGGTTGGTTCAGGTGACCCAATCTAAAGAAGCCTATCCGGCGATGACGGTTGAAGAAAATCTGGTTCTTGGCGCCTATACGCGTAATGACCGGGTTGGCACCCTCGCCGATCTTGAAAAAGTATATGACTTTTTCCCGGTTCTGCGCGAACGCCGCAAACAGCTATCAGGCACATTATCGGGTGGTGAAGTGCAGATGCTGGTGATTGGACGCGGCTTGATGGCCAATCCGAAAATGCTGATGCTTGATGAGCCAAGCGCCGCACTGGCACCGAAAGTGGTGCTGGAAATTTTTGCCAACATCAATAAGATTGCCAAATCAGGCGTTACCATTCTTGTGGTCGAGCAGAATGTGCGCATGGCGCTGATCCTGGCCCAATATGGCTATATCATTCGTGATGGCATCATCATGATGGAAGGTGAAGCCAAGAAACTCATAAGCGATCCGGCGGTCAAGGAATCATTCCTCGGCGGTTCTGTTGCCAACACATCAAAAAAGCTGAACGCATAA
- a CDS encoding branched-chain amino acid ABC transporter permease codes for MDFDYNSLMAFIIFGVTIGVVYGIVALGISLIYSGLDIVHFAHGEMYMFGAFFGLVLANNVGLPYPVALIGAMIMTACLGMFVERVFYRRLTSAGGGYTVAGMGMIICGFGMSVALVNVAYFIWGAEAEPFRANLDYIPRLQFAGDIEVPESYVLTAIISVVLMAALHYFLRHTKTGLAVRAVAHNKDIAYLMGINVPLMISLIFGLSCALAAAAGVLIGPMQSVQVEMGYLMLMKAFAAAVVGGFGSLPGAILGGIMVGIFENLGAAYISPSHKDIYAFLLLILVLMFRPSGLFGIEAKVKA; via the coding sequence ATGGACTTCGATTATAATTCTCTGATGGCTTTCATCATTTTTGGCGTGACGATAGGTGTTGTTTACGGCATCGTCGCATTAGGTATATCCCTGATTTATTCAGGTCTGGACATTGTACATTTTGCGCATGGTGAAATGTATATGTTCGGAGCGTTTTTTGGCCTGGTGTTGGCAAATAATGTCGGGCTTCCCTATCCAGTTGCGTTAATCGGCGCGATGATAATGACGGCGTGTCTGGGCATGTTTGTCGAACGCGTGTTCTATCGACGCCTGACAAGTGCTGGCGGCGGCTATACCGTGGCCGGCATGGGCATGATTATCTGTGGTTTTGGCATGTCTGTCGCCTTGGTCAATGTCGCTTATTTCATCTGGGGTGCCGAGGCTGAGCCATTCCGTGCCAATCTTGATTATATCCCACGTCTGCAATTTGCCGGTGATATCGAAGTTCCCGAAAGCTATGTTTTAACCGCGATCATTTCGGTTGTTCTGATGGCGGCGCTGCATTACTTCCTGCGCCACACCAAGACAGGTCTGGCGGTGCGGGCTGTCGCACATAATAAAGACATCGCTTATCTGATGGGCATCAATGTACCGTTGATGATTTCACTGATCTTTGGTCTGTCATGCGCATTGGCAGCTGCGGCCGGGGTGTTGATCGGGCCGATGCAGTCAGTTCAGGTCGAGATGGGCTATCTGATGTTGATGAAGGCTTTTGCCGCGGCGGTTGTTGGCGGCTTTGGGTCACTGCCGGGGGCAATCCTTGGCGGTATCATGGTTGGTATTTTCGAAAATCTTGGGGCGGCATATATATCGCCAAGCCATAAAGATATTTACGCATTTTTGCTTTTAATTCTTGTACTTATGTTCCGCCCGTCGGGACTGTTTGGAATTGAAGCAAAAGTAAAGGCATAG
- a CDS encoding ABC transporter substrate-binding protein: MNIMKSTFASLLVGGVALASTAAFAGDIRVGITMRMVSENGQKYGQMMMDEIKSINDSGGINGNMIKATLMNDECKSDKGVANANKLIFQEKVHMLIGSTCSSVSLPIVDVTAKAGVAQLIPHSTNAKITQKGSEWVFRIPVSGRYYGGVNAKYVGDNIGKKIAYICAADAASVNDCAAMQGQIKKQFGADPAYIANVQEKEVDFRSHMQKIKSMNVDGIMVAALAETMARALMQSYEAGIGDDVRRIGSSSASNAPVPRIAGDAVKGVFFTAAYAAADQRPIAKLFNAMVKDKYGIHAPDHDFSQAYDLVRIMEQALNSADLNLDSASLEADRTAIRDAIAGVKNYEGLASGPISFCAAATPQCRDGNRTAVLIGYTKGGENFETEVLARVTMPIDFGLE, from the coding sequence ATGAATATCATGAAATCAACCTTTGCTAGCTTACTTGTCGGGGGTGTAGCCCTTGCCAGTACGGCAGCATTTGCAGGTGACATCCGCGTTGGTATCACAATGCGTATGGTCAGTGAAAATGGTCAGAAATACGGCCAGATGATGATGGATGAAATCAAATCCATCAATGATTCTGGTGGTATCAATGGCAATATGATTAAAGCCACTTTGATGAATGACGAATGTAAGTCAGACAAAGGTGTCGCCAACGCCAACAAGCTTATTTTCCAGGAAAAGGTTCATATGCTTATCGGTTCGACCTGTTCGTCAGTGTCTTTGCCGATTGTTGACGTAACCGCCAAAGCCGGCGTTGCCCAGCTGATCCCGCATTCAACAAATGCAAAAATCACCCAGAAGGGCAGTGAGTGGGTCTTCCGCATTCCTGTATCTGGTCGTTATTACGGTGGTGTGAACGCCAAATATGTTGGTGACAACATTGGTAAAAAGATCGCCTATATCTGTGCGGCTGATGCGGCTTCGGTCAATGACTGTGCTGCCATGCAGGGTCAGATCAAAAAGCAGTTTGGTGCCGATCCAGCCTATATTGCCAATGTGCAGGAAAAAGAAGTCGATTTCCGTTCACATATGCAGAAAATCAAGTCAATGAATGTTGACGGTATCATGGTTGCGGCTTTGGCTGAGACAATGGCACGTGCGCTTATGCAGTCATATGAAGCAGGTATCGGCGATGATGTTCGCCGTATCGGTTCATCATCAGCATCTAACGCACCTGTGCCACGGATTGCTGGCGATGCTGTCAAAGGCGTGTTCTTTACAGCGGCCTATGCCGCAGCTGATCAGCGCCCAATTGCCAAGCTGTTCAACGCAATGGTTAAAGACAAATATGGCATCCACGCACCTGACCATGATTTCTCGCAGGCATATGACCTCGTGCGGATCATGGAACAGGCTCTGAACAGTGCGGATTTGAACCTGGACAGTGCCTCACTTGAAGCTGACCGTACAGCCATTCGTGATGCGATTGCTGGCGTGAAGAACTATGAAGGTCTGGCATCAGGCCCAATCAGCTTCTGTGCGGCCGCAACACCTCAGTGCCGTGACGGTAACAGAACAGCCGTTCTGATCGGTTACACAAAGGGTGGCGAAAACTTTGAAACCGAAGTTCTTGCCCGTGTGACCATGCCTATCGATTTTGGCCTTGAATAG
- a CDS encoding branched-chain amino acid ABC transporter permease, with the protein MNIFVLIIEKFVALGESLARKHRLLPWLLAYIALLPLPFILSFLFSEYLINLANRACLFILLAVGLNIVKGFCGQVTVGHIGLYAIGAVTSAILALEPGSFGDTWGFGLSVWVAIPIAVLVTALAGVIVGLPSVRLEGAYLALATLGLGESVRIMIAVTPQLGSSTGLMMIPPPSVGGFAFESFTSYYYLVMTAAVIGIYFSFAILRSATGRAFQAIREDTIAASVNGINVVKYKLLAFVLSAVYAGLAGALFAHMPPGYLHHNNFTIIEMVTLLLMVVLGGIGNVWGGVIGAIVVTIAYDQTKDLVFYFMDRPIIIQPIVFGLSMVLLVLFMPRGIGGWIEGFQRNRRFIKQSEERLDGTA; encoded by the coding sequence ATGAATATCTTTGTTTTAATTATTGAAAAATTTGTTGCATTGGGTGAGTCATTAGCTCGCAAACACCGGCTTTTGCCGTGGCTACTTGCCTATATTGCGCTCCTGCCCTTGCCCTTTATTTTATCATTTTTATTTAGTGAGTATCTGATTAATCTGGCTAATCGTGCCTGTCTGTTCATTCTGCTGGCGGTTGGTCTGAATATCGTTAAAGGCTTTTGTGGTCAGGTAACGGTTGGCCATATCGGTCTTTATGCGATTGGTGCCGTGACCTCGGCGATTTTGGCCTTAGAGCCTGGTAGCTTTGGCGACACATGGGGCTTTGGCCTGTCAGTATGGGTCGCTATCCCGATTGCGGTTCTGGTCACGGCGCTGGCTGGCGTTATCGTTGGTCTGCCATCGGTACGGCTTGAAGGAGCGTATCTGGCACTGGCCACGCTTGGCCTTGGCGAGTCTGTGCGGATCATGATTGCGGTCACACCACAATTGGGATCTAGCACCGGATTGATGATGATCCCGCCACCATCTGTTGGCGGCTTCGCTTTCGAAAGCTTCACCAGCTATTATTATCTGGTAATGACCGCCGCCGTTATCGGCATCTATTTTTCTTTTGCCATTTTGCGTTCGGCAACTGGCCGCGCCTTTCAGGCGATACGCGAAGATACCATCGCCGCGTCAGTCAATGGTATCAATGTGGTGAAATATAAGCTACTTGCCTTTGTGCTGAGCGCGGTTTATGCCGGTCTGGCTGGAGCCTTATTTGCGCATATGCCACCAGGCTATCTGCACCATAATAATTTCACCATCATCGAAATGGTCACGCTGTTGTTGATGGTCGTGCTTGGCGGTATTGGCAATGTATGGGGCGGCGTCATTGGTGCAATCGTCGTCACCATTGCCTATGATCAGACCAAGGATCTGGTGTTCTATTTCATGGATCGTCCGATCATCATCCAGCCGATTGTGTTTGGCCTGAGCATGGTGCTGCTGGTTCTGTTCATGCCACGCGGTATTGGTGGCTGGATCGAAGGTTTCCAGCGCAACCGTCGCTTTATCAAACAAAGTGAGGAGCGCTTAGATGGCACTGCTTGA
- a CDS encoding ABC transporter ATP-binding protein has protein sequence MALLETRNLSKSFGGLQAINDVSLKVEPNTVHGLIGPNGSGKSTFFNLLTGVYQPDAGSYIEFNGIDITNKPAHYIAEQGLSRTFQLLRLYGELSVLDNVMVGYHPHTKYSPLAPFFKGAEVRRQDAIVRDEMMELLEFIGLAEHAEIPAAELSGGQRRLLALGRAIATRPKLLLLDEPGAGLSPVNVDNLMATIMTLKERYNLTIVVVEHILKVVMNTCETVSVLDHGQKISEGTPEFVKNDPAVVEAYLGREMADEEIRAAMG, from the coding sequence ATGGCACTGCTTGAAACGCGTAATCTGAGCAAAAGTTTTGGCGGCTTGCAGGCAATCAATGATGTCAGCCTGAAAGTAGAGCCCAATACGGTGCATGGTCTGATCGGGCCGAATGGCTCGGGCAAATCGACCTTTTTCAATCTGCTGACAGGTGTGTATCAGCCAGATGCCGGAAGCTATATCGAATTTAATGGTATCGATATCACCAATAAACCCGCGCATTATATTGCCGAACAGGGGCTGTCACGTACGTTTCAGCTTTTGCGTCTTTATGGCGAATTGAGCGTGCTTGATAATGTTATGGTTGGCTATCATCCACATACCAAATACAGCCCGCTAGCGCCCTTTTTCAAAGGGGCCGAAGTGCGCCGTCAGGATGCCATTGTCCGCGATGAAATGATGGAATTGCTGGAATTTATCGGACTGGCAGAACATGCGGAAATTCCGGCAGCCGAACTATCTGGTGGCCAGCGTCGTTTGCTGGCTCTGGGGCGGGCGATTGCCACCCGGCCTAAATTGCTGTTGCTGGACGAACCAGGCGCGGGCCTGTCACCCGTCAATGTCGATAATCTGATGGCGACGATCATGACGCTGAAAGAACGCTATAACCTGACTATTGTCGTGGTTGAGCATATTCTGAAAGTTGTGATGAATACCTGTGAAACGGTAAGCGTCCTTGACCATGGCCAGAAAATCTCGGAAGGCACGCCTGAATTCGTGAAGAATGATCCGGCGGTGGTCGAAGCCTATCTGGGACGTGAAATGGCCGACGAGGAAATCCGCGCCGCGATGGGGTGA
- a CDS encoding MFS transporter, protein MEKLTGIMFFATLLCFTAFIGVTYGFGVYLFPALAPEMMRDIEFTYRDMGLATGLAQAGFLCCALLSGLLTKRYGGFTIIRISLLTCLLSLAGIVITDSFMVISAMLVLLGGSAAAVWTPMAELSQRFFASRHQGKSLGLMSSGTAYGVFINSLLIAVVFQTYGWRAIWLISCVLVVLLCAGSFILLGTLERLDQPPKPQAETQMRTEPTVASQIKSLPLGNTSLILCLMLLNGFACIPFQTYLTSFLVDEHMFNLQNSANAWRLIGLIGMFSGFAMGALGDRITIRWSLLITYGALGLATSMLLIGQVETFHLYIIASAFGLAFYAIFGLLPAYISHNYQGNKASIVFAFGNIALGLGGIIGNAAGGMIKQQTGSFAGLYSAILIVTCVSIGLCFRLKPESSLRKIG, encoded by the coding sequence ATGGAAAAATTAACAGGTATCATGTTCTTTGCAACCTTGTTGTGTTTTACTGCCTTTATCGGGGTTACATACGGTTTTGGGGTATATTTGTTTCCCGCACTCGCGCCTGAAATGATGCGCGATATTGAGTTTACATATCGTGACATGGGGTTAGCGACGGGATTAGCACAGGCTGGTTTTCTATGCTGTGCTTTGCTTAGCGGATTGCTGACCAAACGTTATGGCGGTTTTACCATTATCCGCATATCCCTTTTGACATGCCTGTTGAGCCTGGCTGGCATAGTCATAACAGACAGCTTTATGGTGATATCTGCGATGCTTGTGCTTCTTGGTGGCAGTGCCGCAGCGGTCTGGACACCAATGGCCGAACTGTCACAACGTTTCTTTGCATCGCGGCATCAAGGCAAGTCACTTGGTTTAATGTCATCAGGTACGGCTTACGGGGTTTTTATCAATAGCTTGCTCATTGCTGTAGTTTTTCAAACATATGGCTGGCGCGCTATATGGCTTATATCCTGTGTGTTGGTAGTGCTGTTATGCGCTGGCTCATTCATTCTGCTTGGCACATTAGAGAGATTGGATCAGCCACCTAAGCCCCAAGCTGAAACGCAGATGAGGACAGAGCCAACGGTTGCGTCGCAAATCAAATCCCTGCCATTGGGAAACACGTCGCTCATTCTATGTCTTATGTTGCTTAATGGTTTTGCATGTATTCCGTTCCAGACCTATCTGACATCATTTCTGGTCGATGAACATATGTTCAACCTGCAAAATAGCGCTAACGCATGGCGTCTGATCGGTTTGATCGGAATGTTTAGCGGGTTTGCCATGGGGGCGTTAGGTGACCGGATCACTATTCGCTGGTCGTTGTTGATAACCTATGGTGCACTTGGTCTTGCCACGTCAATGTTGCTGATAGGACAAGTCGAAACCTTTCACCTCTATATTATCGCATCCGCATTCGGACTTGCCTTTTATGCGATCTTTGGACTTTTGCCAGCCTATATCAGCCACAATTATCAGGGTAATAAAGCCTCGATTGTTTTTGCCTTTGGTAATATTGCGCTGGGCTTGGGTGGCATTATTGGCAATGCAGCGGGCGGCATGATCAAACAGCAAACCGGATCATTCGCTGGACTCTATAGTGCCATTTTGATCGTCACATGTGTATCGATTGGTCTGTGTTTCCGGCTTAAACCAGAATCCAGCTTGCGCAAGATAGGCTGA
- a CDS encoding LysR family transcriptional regulator, producing MKWNINDIPVFVAVAEHAGISLAARKLGMPKSSVSRAITRLEAALGLSLFDRNTRNVRLTDEGQVFLSHASLIVEQAEAASAALAGIQKRPSGNLTVAVPMAFSREIIGGRLAEFTAVYPDINLDIRVVGHPVNLMTDHIDLSISPDVQEDSDLYCQTLMRTKLIWVASPDYLELAKVTADIESITAHMRFCEQRYLLRKMPVLFDDPAPASRRFLNCLGAMPVNDPVLLRETIKQGGGISFMPDIYCKSALATGALLQILPTVKLDMDATVSALYLRHRFVPQKIRVFIDFAKTCVATAK from the coding sequence ATGAAATGGAACATAAATGACATTCCTGTCTTTGTTGCGGTTGCCGAACATGCAGGCATCAGCCTCGCCGCGCGTAAGCTTGGTATGCCGAAATCATCCGTATCCCGCGCGATTACCCGGCTTGAAGCGGCGCTTGGCCTTAGCCTGTTTGACCGCAATACGCGCAATGTGCGCCTGACTGATGAAGGGCAGGTATTCCTCTCGCATGCCAGCCTGATCGTCGAACAGGCTGAAGCGGCCAGTGCCGCGCTGGCCGGTATCCAGAAACGCCCTTCGGGTAATCTGACGGTGGCGGTTCCGATGGCCTTTAGCCGCGAGATCATTGGTGGGCGTCTGGCAGAATTCACGGCAGTCTATCCTGACATAAATCTGGATATCCGCGTTGTTGGCCATCCGGTTAATCTGATGACGGATCATATTGATCTGTCTATCTCGCCGGATGTGCAGGAAGATTCGGATCTTTATTGCCAGACCTTGATGCGTACCAAGCTGATCTGGGTGGCCAGCCCTGACTATCTGGAACTTGCCAAGGTAACGGCTGATATAGAGTCCATCACCGCGCATATGCGCTTTTGTGAACAGCGCTATCTTTTGCGCAAAATGCCGGTTCTGTTTGATGATCCTGCACCCGCATCGCGTCGCTTTCTGAATTGTCTTGGTGCGATGCCAGTCAATGATCCGGTATTGTTAAGGGAAACCATCAAGCAGGGTGGTGGTATCAGTTTCATGCCTGATATCTATTGCAAGTCAGCCTTGGCTACGGGTGCATTGTTACAGATTTTACCCACGGTCAAGCTCGATATGGATGCTACCGTCTCGGCTCTTTATTTGCGGCACCGTTTCGTTCCGCAGAAAATCCGTGTCTTTATCGATTTTGCCAAGACGTGTGTGGCCACGGCGAAATAG